The following are encoded in a window of Halorarum salinum genomic DNA:
- the leuS gene encoding leucine--tRNA ligase, with protein sequence MSEEGYDHAAVERRWQAAWDDADAYRTPDEAEDPTYVLGMYPYPSGQLHMGHVRNYTITDAYARYRRMRGDEVLHPMGWDAFGLPAENAAKERDTNPRDWTFECIDTMRGQMESMGFGYDWDREVTTCTPEYYRWNQWLFREFHDEGLVEREAAEVNWCPNCETVLADEQVEGEAELCWRCGTPVEQRELEQWFLKITEYADELLADIDDLEGWPDSVRQMQRNWIGRQEGSRVSFTIGEARSASDGRGERSEPRVYGPVEAFTTRLDTIFGATFFALAPDHPISEELVAQDDDVRRFVEEEADPEGDEPNGVRTDLTATNPATGQEVPVFVADFVLSDVGTGALMGVPGHDDRDHAFASKMGVDIVPVVAPEPDEPGRDDAEGDDEEPPEPDVSEAAFTDDGVLVNSGEYGGLSSAEARERLTADIESAEFHTQYRLRDWGISRQRYWGTPIPVVHCEDCGPVLVPEDDLPIELPEFVNTTGNPLDAAEEWKHVDCPECGGPAVRETDTMDTFVDSSWYFLRYVSPDLETAPFDVDRANDWMPVDQYVGGIEHAVMHLLYSRFVTKVVADLDMLEHREPFTNLLAQGMVQLEGEKMSKSKGNVVSPQRIVEEYGADTARLFMMQAAQPERDFDWSEEGVRSTYRFLTRLAELVDWFVDEVDGSGGAATADDAAAAYVRSEADATVAVATDEYDDLTFNTALRETQGLVRTLRTYREYADERDGDVHPWTVRNGLETAVRLLAPVAPHIAEELYDELGGDGFVLEAEWPEPAGDASAADERRRLVENTREDVRQIVDVAGIEDPERIDVVVAPEWKHRALELAMESDAPNLISELMGVEEIREQGDAAASYGQDLQAEREALRPALAPEREHEALEEAAWLVEREFDAPVRVLRAEDAADDVARKAEPGRPAIDIAE encoded by the coding sequence ATGTCCGAGGAGGGATACGACCACGCCGCGGTCGAGCGACGCTGGCAGGCGGCGTGGGACGACGCCGACGCGTACCGGACGCCGGACGAGGCCGAGGACCCCACCTACGTCCTGGGGATGTACCCGTACCCGTCAGGACAGCTCCACATGGGCCACGTCCGGAACTACACCATCACGGACGCGTACGCCCGCTACCGCCGGATGCGCGGCGACGAGGTGCTCCACCCGATGGGGTGGGACGCGTTCGGCCTGCCCGCCGAGAACGCCGCCAAGGAGCGCGACACGAACCCCCGCGACTGGACGTTCGAGTGCATCGACACGATGCGGGGCCAGATGGAGTCGATGGGGTTCGGCTACGACTGGGACCGCGAGGTCACCACCTGCACGCCCGAGTACTACCGCTGGAACCAGTGGCTGTTCCGCGAGTTCCACGACGAGGGCCTCGTCGAGCGCGAGGCCGCGGAGGTCAACTGGTGTCCCAACTGTGAGACGGTGCTGGCCGACGAACAGGTCGAGGGCGAGGCCGAACTGTGCTGGCGCTGTGGCACCCCCGTAGAGCAGCGCGAACTGGAGCAGTGGTTCCTGAAGATCACCGAGTACGCCGACGAACTGCTCGCGGACATCGACGACCTGGAGGGCTGGCCCGACAGCGTCCGGCAGATGCAGCGCAACTGGATCGGCCGGCAGGAGGGCTCGCGCGTCTCGTTCACGATCGGCGAGGCGCGAAGCGCCTCGGACGGACGCGGGGAGCGGAGCGAGCCGCGGGTGTACGGCCCCGTCGAGGCGTTCACGACCCGCCTGGACACGATCTTCGGCGCGACGTTCTTCGCGCTGGCGCCCGACCACCCCATCTCGGAGGAGCTGGTCGCACAGGACGACGACGTCCGCCGGTTCGTCGAGGAGGAGGCCGACCCCGAGGGCGACGAACCGAACGGAGTCCGGACCGACCTGACCGCCACGAACCCCGCGACCGGCCAGGAGGTCCCGGTGTTCGTCGCGGACTTCGTCCTCTCGGACGTCGGGACGGGGGCGCTGATGGGAGTCCCCGGCCACGACGACCGCGACCACGCGTTCGCCTCGAAGATGGGCGTCGACATCGTCCCGGTCGTCGCGCCCGAACCGGACGAGCCCGGCCGGGACGACGCGGAAGGGGACGACGAGGAGCCCCCGGAACCAGACGTGAGCGAGGCCGCCTTCACCGACGACGGCGTCCTGGTGAACAGCGGCGAGTACGGGGGCCTGTCCTCCGCCGAGGCGCGTGAGCGGCTGACCGCCGACATCGAGTCGGCCGAGTTCCACACCCAGTACCGCCTGCGCGACTGGGGCATCTCCCGGCAGCGCTACTGGGGGACGCCCATCCCGGTCGTCCACTGCGAGGACTGCGGCCCGGTGCTGGTGCCCGAGGACGACCTGCCGATCGAACTGCCCGAGTTCGTCAACACGACCGGGAACCCGCTGGACGCCGCCGAGGAGTGGAAGCACGTCGACTGCCCGGAGTGTGGCGGCCCGGCGGTCCGCGAGACGGACACGATGGACACGTTCGTCGACTCCTCGTGGTACTTCCTGCGCTACGTCTCACCGGACCTGGAGACGGCGCCGTTCGACGTCGACCGGGCGAACGACTGGATGCCCGTCGACCAGTACGTCGGCGGCATCGAGCACGCCGTGATGCACCTGCTGTACTCGCGGTTCGTCACGAAGGTCGTCGCGGATCTGGACATGCTGGAGCACCGCGAGCCGTTCACGAACCTGCTCGCCCAGGGGATGGTCCAGCTCGAGGGCGAGAAGATGTCGAAGTCGAAGGGCAACGTCGTCTCGCCCCAGCGCATCGTCGAGGAGTACGGCGCCGACACCGCCCGGCTGTTCATGATGCAGGCCGCCCAGCCCGAGCGCGACTTCGACTGGTCCGAGGAGGGCGTCCGCTCCACGTACCGCTTCCTGACCCGGCTGGCCGAACTGGTCGACTGGTTCGTCGACGAGGTGGACGGCTCGGGCGGCGCGGCGACCGCCGACGATGCGGCCGCCGCCTACGTCCGCAGCGAGGCCGACGCGACCGTCGCGGTCGCCACCGACGAGTACGACGACCTGACGTTCAACACCGCCCTGCGCGAGACGCAAGGGCTGGTTCGCACGCTCCGGACCTACCGCGAGTACGCCGACGAACGGGACGGGGACGTCCACCCCTGGACCGTCCGGAACGGGCTGGAGACGGCCGTCCGGCTGCTGGCCCCGGTCGCCCCCCACATCGCCGAGGAACTGTACGACGAACTCGGCGGCGACGGCTTCGTCCTCGAGGCCGAGTGGCCCGAACCGGCGGGTGACGCCTCGGCCGCGGACGAGCGCCGGCGCCTGGTCGAGAACACCCGTGAGGACGTCCGACAGATCGTCGACGTGGCGGGCATCGAGGACCCCGAGCGAATCGACGTGGTCGTCGCGCCCGAGTGGAAGCACCGCGCGCTCGAACTGGCGATGGAGAGCGACGCCCCGAACCTCATCTCGGAGCTGATGGGGGTCGAGGAGATCCGCGAGCAGGGCGACGCGGCCGCGTCCTACGGGCAGGACCTGCAGGCGGAGCGCGAGGCGTTGCGTCCGGCGCTGGCGCCCGAGCGCGAGCACGAGGCGCTGGAGGAGGCCGCCTGGCTCGTCGAGCGCGAGTTCGACGCCCCGGTCCGCGTCCTGCGTGCGGAGGACGCCGCCGACGACGTGGCCCGGAAGGCCGAACCCGGCCGTCCGGCCATCGACATCGCGGAGTGA
- a CDS encoding DUF7535 family protein yields the protein MSESAESDEPGVLKRTYRTVTPGYRGREDVEMNAIGWGILLGLVLILIPLLPFIVIVWFVGKVLEAVTPSGE from the coding sequence ATGAGCGAGTCCGCCGAGTCCGACGAGCCCGGCGTGCTGAAGCGGACCTACCGGACGGTGACGCCGGGCTACCGGGGCCGCGAGGACGTCGAGATGAACGCGATCGGGTGGGGGATCCTCCTCGGCCTCGTGCTCATCCTCATCCCGCTGCTGCCGTTCATCGTCATCGTCTGGTTCGTCGGGAAGGTGCTGGAGGCAGTCACCCCCAGCGGGGAGTAG
- a CDS encoding ornithine cyclodeaminase family protein, with amino-acid sequence METLLLNGAEVHENAEMAELVPAIEEAFAAYERGDAQMPPKSYIDLPQYNGDFRSMPAYLDAGDWDAAGVKWVNVHTDNEEEYDLPTVMGTMIYSDPSNAFPLAILDGTELTMKRTGAAAAVATDHLAIADATSLGIVGAGAQAYTQLEAIATVRDVETVVVSDLDEERVARFVDAFEGRFDVRAGSIAEAASCDVLSTVTPVEDPIVPRDAVGEHTHVNAMGADAEGKHELADDLLLDAKLVIDDHAQTTHSGEINVPYTAGVLGDDDIYGALGEIVVGEKAGRTDSDGVTVFDSTGLAIQDVAAAHVVYEHANERDNGYPFDLLGLAD; translated from the coding sequence ATGGAGACGCTGCTGCTCAACGGCGCCGAGGTCCACGAGAACGCCGAGATGGCGGAGCTCGTGCCGGCCATCGAGGAGGCGTTCGCCGCCTACGAGCGCGGGGACGCCCAGATGCCGCCCAAGTCCTACATCGACCTCCCGCAGTACAACGGGGACTTCCGATCGATGCCGGCCTACCTCGACGCGGGCGACTGGGACGCCGCGGGCGTGAAGTGGGTGAACGTCCACACCGACAACGAGGAGGAGTACGACCTCCCGACGGTGATGGGAACGATGATCTACTCGGACCCCAGCAACGCGTTCCCGCTCGCCATCCTCGACGGGACCGAACTGACGATGAAGCGCACGGGCGCGGCCGCCGCCGTCGCCACCGACCACCTCGCGATTGCGGACGCCACCTCGCTCGGCATCGTCGGCGCCGGCGCCCAGGCGTACACGCAACTGGAGGCCATCGCCACGGTTCGGGACGTCGAGACGGTCGTCGTCTCCGACCTCGACGAGGAGCGCGTCGCCCGGTTCGTCGACGCCTTCGAGGGTCGGTTCGACGTGCGCGCGGGCTCCATCGCCGAGGCGGCATCCTGTGACGTGCTCTCGACGGTGACGCCCGTCGAGGACCCCATCGTCCCCCGCGACGCGGTGGGCGAGCACACCCACGTCAACGCGATGGGCGCCGACGCGGAGGGGAAACACGAACTCGCGGACGACCTGCTGCTCGACGCCAAACTGGTCATCGACGACCACGCACAGACGACCCACTCGGGCGAGATCAACGTCCCGTACACGGCGGGCGTTCTCGGCGACGACGACATCTACGGCGCGCTCGGCGAGATCGTCGTCGGGGAGAAGGCGGGCCGGACCGACTCGGACGGCGTCACGGTGTTCGACTCGACCGGGCTGGCGATCCAGGACGTCGCGGCCGCCCACGTCGTCTACGAGCACGCGAACGAGCGGGACAACGGCTACCCGTTCGACCTGCTCGGCCTGGCGGACTGA
- the thsB gene encoding thermosome subunit beta gives MSQRRMQGQPMIIMGEDSQRVKDKDAQEYNISAARAVAEAVRSTLGPKGMDKMLVDSMGDVTITNDGVTILTTMDIDNPTAEMIIEVAETQEDEAGDGTTTAVAIAGELLKNAEDLIEQEIHPTAIIKGFHLASEQARAEVDDIAEHVDHDDEERIKKVAETSMTGKGAELEKEVLADLIYRAVQQVTVEADDGSHVVDLENVEIETQTGRSAGESELLQGAVVDKDPVHDDMPTGVEDAKVLLLNDPIEVEEADVDTSVNIENPDQLQQFLDQEEEQLRAKVEAIKATGANVVFCQKGIDDMAQHYLAKEGILAARRVKKSDLGFLQNILDAAIVSDVESATADDLGHGSVARDDEDELFYVEGGDEAHGVTLLLRGSTDHVVDELERGVQDALDVVATTVSDGRVLPGGGAIEVELASRLRDYADSVEGREQLAVEAFADALELVPRVLAENAGLDSIDTLVDLRAAHEGGDPNAGLNVFSGDVVDTFEAGVVEPAHSKEQALSSATEAANLVLKIDDIIAAGDLSTEGDGDEGGAPGGGMGGMGGMGGMGGAM, from the coding sequence ATGAGTCAGCGACGAATGCAGGGTCAGCCCATGATCATCATGGGCGAGGACTCCCAGCGGGTGAAGGACAAGGACGCTCAGGAGTACAACATCTCGGCGGCGCGCGCCGTCGCGGAGGCCGTGCGCTCGACGCTCGGCCCGAAGGGCATGGACAAGATGCTCGTCGACTCGATGGGCGACGTCACCATCACGAACGACGGCGTCACCATCCTGACGACGATGGACATCGACAACCCGACCGCCGAGATGATCATCGAGGTCGCCGAGACCCAGGAGGACGAGGCCGGCGACGGGACGACGACCGCCGTCGCCATCGCGGGCGAACTCCTCAAGAACGCCGAGGACCTCATCGAGCAGGAGATCCACCCGACGGCGATCATCAAGGGCTTCCACCTCGCGAGCGAGCAGGCCCGCGCCGAGGTCGACGACATCGCGGAGCACGTCGACCACGACGACGAGGAGCGCATCAAGAAGGTCGCCGAGACGTCGATGACCGGCAAGGGCGCGGAGCTGGAGAAGGAGGTCCTCGCCGACCTCATCTACCGCGCGGTCCAGCAGGTCACCGTCGAGGCGGACGACGGCAGCCACGTCGTCGACCTGGAGAACGTCGAGATCGAGACCCAGACCGGCCGCTCGGCCGGCGAGTCCGAACTCCTACAGGGCGCGGTCGTCGACAAGGACCCCGTCCACGACGACATGCCCACGGGCGTCGAGGACGCGAAGGTGCTCCTGCTGAACGACCCGATCGAGGTCGAGGAGGCCGACGTCGACACCTCCGTCAACATCGAGAACCCGGACCAGCTCCAGCAGTTCCTCGACCAAGAGGAGGAGCAGCTCCGCGCGAAGGTCGAGGCCATCAAGGCGACCGGCGCGAACGTCGTCTTCTGCCAGAAGGGCATCGACGACATGGCCCAGCACTACCTCGCGAAGGAGGGCATCCTCGCGGCCCGACGCGTGAAGAAGTCCGACCTGGGCTTCCTCCAGAACATCCTCGACGCCGCCATCGTCTCCGACGTCGAGTCGGCGACCGCCGACGACCTCGGCCACGGCTCGGTCGCCCGTGACGACGAGGACGAACTGTTCTACGTCGAGGGCGGCGACGAGGCCCACGGCGTCACGCTCCTCCTGCGCGGCTCCACGGACCACGTCGTCGACGAACTCGAGCGCGGCGTTCAGGACGCGCTCGACGTCGTCGCGACCACGGTCTCGGACGGCCGCGTGCTCCCCGGCGGCGGCGCCATCGAGGTCGAACTCGCCTCTCGGCTCCGCGACTACGCCGACTCCGTCGAGGGCCGCGAGCAGCTCGCGGTCGAGGCGTTCGCCGACGCGCTCGAACTCGTCCCGCGCGTGCTCGCCGAGAACGCCGGGCTCGACTCCATCGACACGCTGGTCGACCTCCGCGCGGCCCACGAGGGCGGCGACCCGAACGCCGGCCTGAACGTGTTCTCGGGCGACGTCGTTGACACGTTCGAGGCGGGCGTCGTCGAGCCGGCCCACTCGAAGGAGCAGGCGCTCTCCTCGGCCACCGAGGCGGCGAACCTGGTCCTCAAGATCGACGACATCATCGCAGCCGGCGACCTCTCCACCGAGGGCGACGGCGACGAGGGCGGTGCCCCCGGCGGCGGCATGGGCGGCATGGGCGGCATGGGTGGCATGGGCGGCGCGATGTAA